The following coding sequences are from one Danio rerio strain Tuebingen ecotype United States chromosome 21, GRCz12tu, whole genome shotgun sequence window:
- the LOC141380032 gene encoding uncharacterized protein has protein sequence MEKKKEELDTREKELERRKEEQDTKHRQLEKFTGMSSHIGEHYKVSGLQSYAMECQALSLETKILSTDEPMVRKKALETREKNLEIRKNGLDSREKELERRKEELDRRAREPVIRKEELDKRKKELDERQEELVVRKEELDKREEELMARNEEVDRSEGKLERRKEELEKRNKDLDTRQKELEKRKKDLDKRKEELEQREKELEKTNEDLDRRGTELERTNKEIDRRERELGGRKRSGSKDEPPNRRGEIELRSISNSPAAEAKVNVLRSEDKTQAAPGVCIR, from the exons atggagaaaaaaaaggaagaacTGGACACAAGAGAGAAAGAACTGGAGAGAAGAAAGGAAGAACAAGACACAAAACATAGACAACTGGAGAAATTCACTGGAATGTCAAGTCACATTGGCGAGCATTACAAGGTTTCGGGACTTCAAAGCTATGCAATGGAATGCCAGGCCTTATCTTTAGAAACAAAGATACTCAGTACAGATGAACCGATGGTAAGAAAGAAGGCACTGGAAACAAGAGAGAAAAACTTGGAGATAAGAAAGAATGGACTGGACAGTAGAGAAAAAGAACTGGAGAGGAGAAAGGAAGAACTGGACAGAAGAGCGAGAGAACCGGTGATAAGAAAGGAAGAActagacaaaagaaaaaaagaactagACGAAAGACAAGAGGAACTAGTGGTAAGAAAGGAAGAACTAGACAAAAGAGAAGAAGAACTGATGGCAAGAAATGAAGAAGTGGACAGAAGTGAGGGAAAATTGGAAAGAAGAAAGGAAGAACTGGAGAAAAGAAACAAAGACCTGGACACAAGACAGAAAGAACtggagaaaagaaagaaagacctagacaaaagaaaggaagagcTAGAGCAAAGAGAGAAAGAACTggaaaaaacaaatgaagaccTAGACAGAAGAGGGACAGAACTGGAgcgaacaaataaagaaatagacaggagagagagagaactgggAGGAAGAAAAAGGAGTGGCAGTAAAGATGAGCCCCCTAACA GGAGAGGGGAAATTGAGCTCAGGTcaatctcaaactcccccgctgctgaggccaaggtgaACGTCCTGAGA TCTGAAGACAAAACTCAAGCTGCTCCTGGAGTCTGCATCCGCtga